In Runella sp. SP2, the genomic window CAGCTTCGATGGCCGAAACGACGACCATTGAAGCTGCTTCTGATGCAAAAACCCTGCGTAAGAAGAGACGAAACCGCCAACGTAAAGGCTTTATGTGGGGGCTATTTCGTAAACGCAATGCCTGCGATTGCCCTAAACATTGATTGCTAACTCGCTTTTTTTAGCCAAAATGTCGTGGTAGGCTCCTTCCCAAAGCGCGAGTCTTTGTTCTAAAGAGGCTACCACGGCTTCTTCGGCTTCTTGCCAAAAAGCGGCATTTGTGCCACACAAATTTTCAGTCATTTGAATCGCTAAATGACTATGATGGTCGCCATCTACTTCAATGTGACGTTCGAGGTAATATTTAAAAATTGAGATGTTGTCGGGAGCTGTTTGGTTTAAATCATTGACCATCGAAACAAACATATTTGGTATCAAATCTTCTCGCCCAAACGTAAAGACCGCTGCTTGAAGGTGGTCTTTTTTGCTGTTAATAACATCAAAAGTATGCGTCACAAAGTTTGCGGCAGCGGCGGGTGTACCTGCAAGCTGAAACGCATTTGAAAGTTGCCCCGAAGTCAAAAAGTGTTGGATAAAATCTAAAACGGGTTGGGTGTCTGCTTTGGCTTGGTGCATGGCATCCAAATAGAGTTCAAAGTGACTTTTCCGATTGCCTTCCATGTCAACATCAGATTCTTCTCCTACCACAATTTCATTGATAAGAAAACGAGTATCCGCTGATCCTTTCGGATACCAAGGGAAAGTTGTGCAAGTCAGTGATTGTTGTAACGATTTTAGGAGCGACATAAAATCCCAAACGGCATAGACATGATACTGCATGAAGATTTTTAGGTCGTCGATGCTGTCGATAGCAGCATAAATCGGGTGGTTAATAATTTGTTGGCGTAGTGGCTGAATTCGTAAGTTGATTTGTTCAATGGAAGGATTCATACGTACATGAAAATGGTTTCTTCTTTCCTAACTACGTTTTTTACAGGAAGATGGTTTTAGAATTTTTGAAAAAATAAGAATAGTAGAAACAAAGAATGACACAAAAAGGCATGAGAATAGGGTAGGGTTGATTTTTTAAGATAAGTGGAAATGTCTAAAATTTTCAATAAAAAGTGATACATTTGAAAATACTAAAACCAACCTTTTTTGATTTATGAGAACAATTGATTCTTGGCTAAATGAGTACGGAGAAAGCCACCAAAACCCTACCAACAAGCTTGTACATTGGATATGTGTGCCTGCCATCTTTTTTAGTATCGTGGGTTTATTGTACGGAGTAAAGCTACCTTTTGCCATTACCGAAACGCTCCAGTTAAACCTTGCGATTTTGATTCTAGCTTTTGTAAGTATTTATTACTTCCGTCTTTCGGTGACTCTGGCAGTTGGTCTTTTGTTCTTTTCAGGGTTTTGCCTGTATTTGGCACAACAGATAGAAAACCAAGGCTTTACGCTTTGGAAAGTATCAGTTACTATTTTTGTAATAGCGTGGATAGGGCAATTTTGGGGACATAAAGTTGAAGGTAAAAAGCCTTCGTTTTTTAAAGATTTACAATTTTTAATGATTGGGCCCGCGTGGCTTATGCACTTCATCTATAAAAAAATAGGCATTCCGTACTGAGCAATTATCTGACTTGTTGGTAAGTAAATGATTTGGTGAAAATGAATGGATTTGAGCGTCAAAAAAAGATATACCTCGACGGTGCATCGGGTTTGGTTTCTGCGATTCCTGTTGATAATGCCCTTTTAGAAAAAAAAGCACTTGGTGCTATGTCGCCCAAAGCGGCTGCGTATATTGGGGGTGGAGCTGGCCACGGTAGTACCATGGCTCAAAACCGTGCGGCTTTTGAACGATGGCGGGTGTTGCCCCGAATGCTTCGCGATGTGTCGGTGCGAGATACCAGTATTAATTTGTTTGGCCGAAAACTACCTTACCCACTTTTATTGTCGCCGATTGGCGTATTGGAAATGGTTCATCCTGAGGCCGATTTGGGAGTAGCTAAGGCGGCAGCAGAGCTAGGAATTCCCTATATCTTTTCCAATCAAGCATCAGTACCAATGGAAAAATGCGCGGAGGCGATGGGTTCGCAACCGCGCTGGTTTCAGTTGTATTGGAGTAAGTCGGATGAGCTCGTGGCGAGTTTTGTAGAGCGGGCCGAAAAATCAGGCTGCGAAGCAATCGTTGTTACCCTCGACACGACCCTTTTGGGCTGGAGAACCCAAGATTTAGAATTGGCTTATTTGCCATTTATTCACGGTCTCGGCATTGCGCAATATACTTCTGACCCCGTGTTTAGAAAGTTGTTAGACGAGCCAGATGCCGCACCTGCGCCAAAACCAACCATCACTTTTGATGCCATTCGTACCCTTTTTAGCGCGATTAGCCATTATCCAGGTAGTTTTTGGCAAAACGCTACCTCGGGTTATCCCCGCAAAGCCGTCAAAAAATTTATAGATATTTATACACGGCCATCGTTGACGTGGGAGAATTTAGGGTATTTACGAAAATGCACAAAACTGCCCATTCTGTTGAAAGGAATTCTTCATCCCGATGATGCGCTGAAAGCCCTAGATTATGGCCTAAATGGGATTGTGGTATCCAACCACGGTGGTCGGCAAGTCGATGGTGCCGTTGCGACGATGGACGTGCTGCCGCAGATTGCCGAGGCACTGCATGGCCGTATGCCTATTCTTATCGACAGCGGTGTTCGTGGTGGCGCTGATATATTCAAAGCGTTGGCCTTGGGCGCAACGGCTGTGTGCATAGGACGCCCGTACGTATATGGGCTTACATTGGGCGGAAGTGCAGGGGTAAAGGAAGTTTTATCGAATTATTTAGCAGACTTTGATCTTACCATGGCTTTGGCGGGCTGCCGTTCAATAAAAGAAATTGGGCGAGAGTCAGTTCTAAAGGTATAATTACTTTAGAAATCAGGGGAAAGAAAAAATTACACCCCTGATTTCTAAAAGCAGTTTCACGGATTAAAATTAGGCCACTACTCAAAAGCGATTGTTTTTCCCGACTGGCTACTTTCGAGGGCTAATTCCATCACTCGGGTGTTATTTCGAGCTTGTTGAGGTGTTACCTCTAATGGCACTTTATTGACAATCGCTTGATATACATTTTCGTAAAAAGGAGCATAATGCCCCGCTTGGCTCGGGATTATTTCAGCACCTGCCTCGGTATAAAGTGTTCCCCAAAGCTTTTCTGGTTCGCTTCCCCAATCTTCAGTATTAGGTAGCGCATTTTTGCGAAGCGTTTCTTCCTGAACATCCAACCCTGACTTAAAAAAGCTGCCTTTATTGCCATGAATAATGTAGCGAAGGTCGTTTTGGAACACCATCAAACTAGCTTTCAAAATGACGCGTTTGTCTGCATAGTTCATTTGAATGTCAAAATAATCGTCCGTTTCTCCGTCGGGGCGAATGGTTTTGATGGTGGCCGTTACGCTTTTAGGTGTTCCGAAAAGTACGAGTGCTTGGTCAATCAAATGTGGTCCCAAATTATAGAGATTACCCGCGCCCGCCGACGCCACTTCTTTCCACGTACCTTTGGCCACTTCGGGGCGAAAACGGTCAAAATGAGCTTCGTATTCTACAATATCGCCCAATTTATTTTCCCGTAATAGCGCCTGTATTGTCAGAAAGTCGGAATCCCAACGGCGGTTTTGATATGCCGTAATCGTGAGTCCTTTCTCTGCCGCCAAAGCAATTAAAATATCAGCTTCGGCAGTGGTATTGGTAAAAGGTTTTTCGATAACAACGTGTTTGCCAGCTTCCAAAGCCGCTTTTGCGTACGGGAAGTGGAGGTCGTTGGGGGTACAAATAAATACCAAGTCGATTTCTGAATCGGCCAAAAGCGCTTCTGCGCTGCCTACAACGGCAATAGTTGGGTCAAAATCGTGGACCGAAGTGGTGTTGCGTGTAACAACTTTTGAAAGTTTAAAATGCGGATTTGTGGCTAAAAAAGGGGCGTGGAAGTACCGTCCTGAAAGGCCAAATCCAATTAATCCGACGTTTAAAACAGGGGCAAGTGGTGAGTTCATGCGACTAAAAATGCGTTTTCTTTCTTATCGAAGCGTTTTTTACAACAAAGCTACTGTAAAGTTGGGGATAAAATACGTGCGAGCAGGACTACGGGCGTAGGATTAATTTGTACCTTTGTGGGCTCATTTTGAACAGCTTTTTACGAATGCAATTTTTTGAAAAAAATAAAACGTTGCTTGCCCGACTGGGCGTTTTTATATCGCTAGTGACGCTGTTGTTAGTGGTGCTTATTGGGGTTGAGTTTTTTGTGGGAAACGGCGATGGCGTTTGGTTTGACTACGATTTGCGCCTGATTGGCTTTCGCGTAGCCGCTTGGGCGGTGTCGTTGGTATCGTTGTCGCTACTCATCAGAAATTCATCACCTCTTTTACAAAATATCCTTCTTTCGGTGGTAACGATTGTCCTGGTGATTTTGGGTGTGGAAACGGCCGTTGGATGGATTCACGATGCGGGTCAAAAACAACCTACCACAGCAACGGGGCCCCAGTATGCTGGACCCGCTTATGATTCAAGTTATGCGTTTGACGAATTTTTGGGACGTAAGCCCATTCCAAACCATACCTTTATTTGGGCTAAAACACTGGACGGAAAGCCTTTTATTCAAATTCCGATGAAGGTCGATTCGTTCTCGCGGCGGATTACACCTTTTGCCGATTCTGCACAAACTGTGCGAAATAAATACGCGCTTTTTTTTGGGTGCTCGTTTACCTACGGAGATGCCGTACGGGACAATGAAACCATGCCTTATTATTTCCAAAAAGGCAACGCTGACGTTCAGGCGTACAATTATGGCTTCTTTGGTTATTCTCCACGACATGCACTGGCTCGTTTGCAGCACCAAAATGTTGTGCAACAAGTGGCGCAAAAAGACGGTATTGGGATTTATACTTACATCGAAGACCACGTCAACCGAGCTATTCCGTCAGTAGGCTGGATTGGTATGTACGATGGTTATTTTCCCGATATTGATGAAAAAACCATGCAAACGCAAGGGGTTTATCGGTTTGCACACCCTTTGAAATACCGTTTTGGAATGATGTTGTTTAAAAGCAAAGTTCGTCAGCATTTTGCGATGGATTTCCCTTTTGTGTATCGCCCGAAAGATTACGAATTGACGGCAAATTTGATTAAAGCAACGGAAGACGAGTACAAAAAGCAGTTTAAAAATGATAAGTTTTACGTGATTTTGTACCCCGATGCCTTGAAAAAGGATTCACCTATGCCTGCTCTATTGAAAGAACGGGGCATGAAAGTGCTGGATTATCGTCAACTTTTTCCCTATCCAGCAAAACAATACCAGCTTACGTACGATGGACACCCCAATCCTGAGGCACATCGGTTGTTGATGGAGCAATTGAGCAAAGATCTTAAAAAACAAGGCATACTTTAAAATGATATTGTTGAGCATCGAACGTTTTGGGTTAGAAGACATCGAACAGGTGGCTGCCAAAGTCCTGCAAGCTTGTGGAAACGAAACCATTTGGCTGTTGAATGGAGCCATGGGAGCGGGAAAAACAACGTTTGTGAAGGCGCTAGGGAAGGTCATGGGGGTGATGAATAACGTTCAAAGTCCGACGTTTTCGATTGTGAATGAATATATCACCGCCGACGGGGAAACGATTTATCATTTTGATTGTTATAGACTAAAAAATACGGCTGAGGCGTACGATATTGGGGTTGAAGAATACCTCGATTCTGGCTATATTTGTTTGATTGAATGGCCCGACCGAATCGAAGAACTTTTACCAGAAAGTTATGTAGAAATCCATATTTCGAGCCTGCCAGATGGGCTTCGGAAACTGGAGGTTCTCAAAAAAGCATAAATCAACAAACGTAAATCGACTAATTTGGACATGATGGGTTTTGGCGAATTGGCGCAACAAACAGCTTTGTATCCGCAAGAAGCGCTTGCCCCGCTCAAAACAAGCCAACAAAGCTTGTTGATTGGGCTTCCAAAAGAAATATCCCTGCAAGAAAATCGCATTGCATTGACGCCCGAAGCCGTGGCGATTTTGGTACGAAATGGTCACCGAGTCGTTGTGGAAAAGGGAGCGGGAGAAGGCGCACAGTTTCCCGATAATGAGTACAGCGAAGCAGGAGCGCAGATTGTGTTTTCGCCCCAAGAGGTTTTTACGAGTGATTTAATCCTTAAAATTGAACCCCTCGTAGAGCAAGAGTTTGGAATCCTGAAAAATGGCCAAACCATTATTTCGGCGCTCAATCTTCCCACCCGCGACCGTTCGTACTTCGAGCACCTCAATCAGAAAAATATTACGGCACTTGGCTATGAATACATCGAAGACCCCGCTGGTGGTCAGCCTGTGATACGTTCTTTGAGCGAAATTGCAGGAAGTACCGTCATGCTTATTGCTGCCGAGTATTTGAGTAGTGCCAACAAGGGGAGAGGGATAATTTTGGGCGGAATTACGGGAGTTCCACCCACCAAAGTAGTCATCATCGGTGCGGGAACCGTGGCAGAATACACTGCGCGTACAGCGTTGGGACTTGGGGCAGAAATCAAAATTTTTGACCAACACATTTACCGCCTTCAACGGCTGAAATATGCCATTGGACAGCACATTTATACCTCAATTATTGAGTCAGATACACTTTCGGAAGCCGTGCAGCGGGCCGATGTCGTTATTGGTGCCCTGCGCCCCGAAGATGGCCAAAATATTTACGTTGTTACCGAAGAAATGGTTTCAAAAATGAAACCCAACTCGGTGATTATCGACGTGTCCATCGACCAAGGAGGCTGCATCGAAACCTCGCGAATTACGACCCACAAAGACCCGATTTACCGACAATACGACGTCATTCATTATTGTGTGCCCAACATTGCATCGCGGGTGGCTCACACGGCAAGTGTTACGCTGAGCAACGTCTTTTTGCCTATGTTGTTGAAAATGGGTTCGTTAGGAGGCGTCGAGGAAATGATGTACGCGCGCCGT contains:
- a CDS encoding DUF3050 domain-containing protein; this encodes MNPSIEQINLRIQPLRQQIINHPIYAAIDSIDDLKIFMQYHVYAVWDFMSLLKSLQQSLTCTTFPWYPKGSADTRFLINEIVVGEESDVDMEGNRKSHFELYLDAMHQAKADTQPVLDFIQHFLTSGQLSNAFQLAGTPAAAANFVTHTFDVINSKKDHLQAAVFTFGREDLIPNMFVSMVNDLNQTAPDNISIFKYYLERHIEVDGDHHSHLAIQMTENLCGTNAAFWQEAEEAVVASLEQRLALWEGAYHDILAKKSELAINV
- a CDS encoding DUF962 domain-containing protein, giving the protein MRTIDSWLNEYGESHQNPTNKLVHWICVPAIFFSIVGLLYGVKLPFAITETLQLNLAILILAFVSIYYFRLSVTLAVGLLFFSGFCLYLAQQIENQGFTLWKVSVTIFVIAWIGQFWGHKVEGKKPSFFKDLQFLMIGPAWLMHFIYKKIGIPY
- a CDS encoding lactate 2-monooxygenase, giving the protein MNGFERQKKIYLDGASGLVSAIPVDNALLEKKALGAMSPKAAAYIGGGAGHGSTMAQNRAAFERWRVLPRMLRDVSVRDTSINLFGRKLPYPLLLSPIGVLEMVHPEADLGVAKAAAELGIPYIFSNQASVPMEKCAEAMGSQPRWFQLYWSKSDELVASFVERAEKSGCEAIVVTLDTTLLGWRTQDLELAYLPFIHGLGIAQYTSDPVFRKLLDEPDAAPAPKPTITFDAIRTLFSAISHYPGSFWQNATSGYPRKAVKKFIDIYTRPSLTWENLGYLRKCTKLPILLKGILHPDDALKALDYGLNGIVVSNHGGRQVDGAVATMDVLPQIAEALHGRMPILIDSGVRGGADIFKALALGATAVCIGRPYVYGLTLGGSAGVKEVLSNYLADFDLTMALAGCRSIKEIGRESVLKV
- a CDS encoding oxidoreductase, with the protein product MNSPLAPVLNVGLIGFGLSGRYFHAPFLATNPHFKLSKVVTRNTTSVHDFDPTIAVVGSAEALLADSEIDLVFICTPNDLHFPYAKAALEAGKHVVIEKPFTNTTAEADILIALAAEKGLTITAYQNRRWDSDFLTIQALLRENKLGDIVEYEAHFDRFRPEVAKGTWKEVASAGAGNLYNLGPHLIDQALVLFGTPKSVTATIKTIRPDGETDDYFDIQMNYADKRVILKASLMVFQNDLRYIIHGNKGSFFKSGLDVQEETLRKNALPNTEDWGSEPEKLWGTLYTEAGAEIIPSQAGHYAPFYENVYQAIVNKVPLEVTPQQARNNTRVMELALESSQSGKTIAFE
- the tsaE gene encoding tRNA (adenosine(37)-N6)-threonylcarbamoyltransferase complex ATPase subunit type 1 TsaE, whose protein sequence is MILLSIERFGLEDIEQVAAKVLQACGNETIWLLNGAMGAGKTTFVKALGKVMGVMNNVQSPTFSIVNEYITADGETIYHFDCYRLKNTAEAYDIGVEEYLDSGYICLIEWPDRIEELLPESYVEIHISSLPDGLRKLEVLKKA
- a CDS encoding alanine dehydrogenase; translated protein: MMGFGELAQQTALYPQEALAPLKTSQQSLLIGLPKEISLQENRIALTPEAVAILVRNGHRVVVEKGAGEGAQFPDNEYSEAGAQIVFSPQEVFTSDLILKIEPLVEQEFGILKNGQTIISALNLPTRDRSYFEHLNQKNITALGYEYIEDPAGGQPVIRSLSEIAGSTVMLIAAEYLSSANKGRGIILGGITGVPPTKVVIIGAGTVAEYTARTALGLGAEIKIFDQHIYRLQRLKYAIGQHIYTSIIESDTLSEAVQRADVVIGALRPEDGQNIYVVTEEMVSKMKPNSVIIDVSIDQGGCIETSRITTHKDPIYRQYDVIHYCVPNIASRVAHTASVTLSNVFLPMLLKMGSLGGVEEMMYARRWFSKGVYTHRGTLTNPFIAKKFSMRHKDLSLLLAARL